A single genomic interval of Bacillota bacterium harbors:
- a CDS encoding glutamate--tRNA ligase, whose translation MPTVRVRFAPSPTGELHIGGARTALFNWLYARKKNGVFILRIDDTDAERSREEYWTGIIEAMNWLGLDWDEGPDRGGDYGPYVQSERYTSYMKEINRLLETGKAYHCYCSKEKLERGREEARRQGKPYVYPGTCRKLDRAPEGDRGVKPVVRLRTPDTGQTVVHDRIRGEVSFDNSILDDFIILKSDGVPTYNFASVVDDWEMKISHVIRAEEHLSNTPRQQLVAEALGYSLPVYAHVPMILAPDRSKLSKRHGATSVQEFKNKGFLPEALINYLALLGWSPPGEEEILPLGRIIDYFTLDRVVKTAAIYDIKKIIWINGHYIRESPTQKMAALSIPFLQQAGLLPASVSSSDMSRVNDIFAALSDRVKTIEEFVDASTYFFKKDFDYDEEAARKVLGKEDARDNLRLFIDGLKAMDDFSRDSIQKMMDELFAKHEISPGRLNRPVRIAISGRPIGPELIDIILILGRDETIRRCEKAVTSNWS comes from the coding sequence ATGCCAACAGTGAGAGTCAGATTTGCGCCGAGCCCTACAGGGGAATTGCATATCGGGGGAGCCAGAACGGCCCTTTTCAACTGGTTGTATGCTCGCAAGAAAAATGGCGTTTTCATTCTGAGAATTGACGATACCGATGCGGAACGTTCCCGGGAAGAATACTGGACGGGAATCATCGAGGCCATGAATTGGCTCGGGCTGGACTGGGACGAGGGCCCCGACAGGGGCGGGGATTATGGGCCCTATGTCCAATCGGAGAGGTATACGTCCTACATGAAAGAGATCAACCGCCTTCTTGAAACCGGTAAAGCATATCATTGTTATTGCTCAAAAGAGAAACTGGAACGGGGCCGGGAAGAAGCGCGCCGCCAGGGAAAACCTTATGTATATCCCGGTACCTGTCGGAAATTGGACAGGGCTCCGGAGGGGGATAGAGGGGTAAAGCCTGTAGTCAGGCTGCGTACACCGGACACCGGGCAGACGGTGGTTCATGATCGGATCAGGGGGGAGGTCAGTTTCGATAACAGCATCCTTGATGATTTTATCATTTTAAAATCGGATGGGGTCCCCACCTATAACTTTGCGAGCGTCGTGGACGATTGGGAGATGAAGATAAGCCATGTCATACGGGCTGAAGAACACCTGTCAAATACTCCCCGCCAGCAACTTGTGGCCGAAGCATTGGGTTACAGCTTGCCTGTATATGCACATGTACCGATGATTCTGGCCCCCGATCGTAGCAAACTGAGCAAAAGGCATGGGGCTACTTCAGTTCAGGAATTCAAGAATAAAGGGTTCTTGCCGGAAGCGTTGATAAACTATCTGGCATTGCTGGGCTGGTCTCCACCCGGGGAGGAAGAGATATTGCCGCTGGGCAGGATCATTGACTATTTTACCCTCGATCGGGTTGTGAAAACTGCGGCCATATACGACATCAAAAAAATAATATGGATCAACGGCCATTATATAAGGGAAAGTCCTACACAAAAGATGGCCGCCCTGTCCATCCCCTTTTTACAGCAAGCCGGTCTTCTGCCTGCTTCCGTTTCCAGCAGCGATATGAGCAGGGTGAACGATATATTTGCTGCTCTAAGCGACCGGGTCAAAACGATCGAGGAATTTGTGGATGCATCCACATATTTTTTTAAAAAAGATTTTGACTATGATGAAGAAGCGGCCAGGAAGGTACTGGGTAAAGAGGATGCCAGGGACAATTTGAGGTTATTCATTGATGGGTTGAAAGCAATGGATGATTTTTCACGTGACAGCATTCAGAAAATGATGGATGAACTGTTCGCAAAACATGAAATATCCCCGGGACGCTTGAACAGGCCGGTGAGGATTGCCATCAGTGGGCGCCCGATAGGGCCCGAACTGATCGACATTATACTTATCCTGGGGCGGGATGAAACCATCAGACGTTGCGAAAAAGCTGTGACATCCAATTGGTCATAG
- a CDS encoding CapA family protein, with product MHGYNNYSKKKTRKKLKKKYILPLTAIVILSLALGFYFLYNSGKNPATVDSPIADEPAPTEEYREVLLVACGDIMVHPSQLEGAKDRQTGEYDFSPSFEFIKEYIKKADLAVGNFETTLAGEERGFSGDPARFNSPDALARNLKDVGFDLMATANNHSLDRGASGLLRTIDVLQEAGLETFGTFRSPEERNTPLVVDVNGIKIAFLAYTDIINGMIIPAGQEYIINFIDLDADPQLEKTRNIFETDIAAARKEGADIVAVYMHWGYEYKFTPNSWQERMAQILAETGADLILGCHPHVIQPMEYITTERDDGGSHRTFLVYSMGNFISNQFHWPGVIPTEEVKYGLLMQIKLEKEMVSGDTRIKDVDYIITRVNRDWRHRIIPLHLLIDSTPETYKMPGHKYDRLLPVWNDIVQRLEGFEPAFKPQKFQAP from the coding sequence ATGCACGGATACAACAATTATAGCAAAAAAAAGACCCGTAAAAAATTAAAGAAAAAATACATTTTACCCCTCACTGCAATTGTAATTCTTTCCCTGGCCCTGGGCTTTTATTTCCTCTACAATTCCGGCAAGAATCCAGCCACCGTGGACAGCCCCATCGCCGATGAACCAGCCCCAACCGAGGAATATCGCGAAGTTCTTCTGGTTGCATGCGGGGATATAATGGTGCATCCTTCACAACTCGAGGGGGCAAAGGATCGGCAAACAGGGGAATATGACTTCTCACCCAGTTTTGAATTTATCAAGGAGTATATCAAGAAAGCCGATCTGGCCGTGGGCAACTTTGAAACTACGCTTGCCGGTGAGGAAAGGGGTTTCAGCGGTGATCCGGCCCGGTTCAACAGTCCCGATGCATTGGCGCGTAACTTGAAAGATGTCGGCTTTGACCTGATGGCCACAGCCAACAACCATTCGCTTGACAGGGGGGCCTCCGGCCTGCTACGAACGATCGATGTTCTCCAGGAAGCCGGACTCGAAACCTTCGGTACTTTCAGAAGTCCGGAGGAAAGAAACACCCCACTTGTTGTGGATGTGAATGGAATCAAGATTGCTTTCCTGGCTTACACGGATATCATCAACGGCATGATCATCCCTGCCGGCCAGGAATATATTATCAACTTCATCGATCTTGATGCCGATCCACAACTCGAGAAAACGCGAAACATTTTTGAAACGGATATTGCTGCAGCGCGCAAGGAAGGTGCAGATATCGTGGCTGTATACATGCATTGGGGTTATGAATACAAATTTACGCCCAATTCATGGCAGGAACGAATGGCACAAATATTGGCTGAAACAGGAGCAGATCTGATTCTGGGATGCCATCCTCATGTCATCCAGCCCATGGAATATATCACCACGGAGAGGGATGATGGGGGCTCTCATCGCACATTTTTGGTTTACTCGATGGGTAACTTTATTTCCAATCAGTTTCACTGGCCGGGTGTAATACCTACCGAAGAGGTAAAATACGGACTGCTGATGCAGATCAAACTGGAAAAAGAAATGGTCTCCGGCGATACACGTATCAAGGATGTTGATTATATCATTACCAGGGTTAACCGCGATTGGCGGCACCGTATCATTCCACTTCACCTGCTGATCGATTCCACCCCGGAAACCTACAAAATGCCCGGCCACAAATATGATCGTCTGTTGCCGGTCTGGAACGATATCGTACAGAGATTGGAAGGGTTCGAGCCCGCATTCAAACCGCAAAAATTTCAGGCCCCCTGA
- a CDS encoding YjbQ family protein, with the protein MKTYTEYFTINTDKRREYLGITDRVEEAVRKSGVEEGMALVSAMHITAGVYINDDEPGFRADMDRMLEGIAPFGRSYEHHRTGEDNGDAHLKNILMGHQVIVPVTAGRLDLGPWQQIFYAEFDGRRPKRLVVKIMGS; encoded by the coding sequence ATGAAAACATATACCGAATATTTCACGATCAACACTGACAAACGTAGAGAATATCTTGGAATTACGGATAGGGTGGAGGAAGCGGTACGGAAAAGTGGAGTTGAAGAAGGGATGGCCCTGGTTTCGGCCATGCATATAACTGCCGGGGTATATATCAATGATGATGAACCTGGGTTCAGGGCAGATATGGACAGGATGCTGGAAGGAATCGCCCCTTTTGGCAGAAGCTACGAACATCACCGGACCGGTGAAGACAATGGTGATGCACACTTGAAAAACATTCTGATGGGGCATCAGGTGATCGTTCCAGTTACCGCGGGAAGGCTAGATCTGGGCCCCTGGCAGCAGATATTTTACGCCGAATTTGATGGACGGCGGCCCAAGCGCCTGGTAGTCAAAATCATGGGGAGCTGA
- a CDS encoding 2-isopropylmalate synthase produces the protein MGNREKIFIFDSTLRDGEQTPGAKLNLDEKIRIAHQLARLNVDVIEAGFPISSPGELKAVERISRDVKGPVICSLARCIKKDVDAAWESVRDAERPRIHVFLAASEIHMRQKLKKDPELLLEQAREAVKYARSFTSDVEYSPEDATRADEEYLFRVIEEVIKAGATVINVPDTVGYALPEEFGELIRRIRENVPGMEKVVLSVHCHDDLGLAVSNSLAAIKNGARQVECNINGIGERAGNASLEEIAVALRIRQDRMPYYTDINLTEIYRTSRLVSKLTGIPVPINKAVIGKNAFAHSSGIHQDGVLKDKQTYEIIDARLIGGKAAKMVLTARSGRHALKNELQEMGYTLTEEDFNSLYSRFLELADKKKEVYREDLEALIFEHISFTVPTYKLDFLQTVGGSKSIPAAIVRLLKGDEAFEEVAVGAGPIDAAYLAINKITGINIELTAYQLSAVTGGKDALGEVTVKISHDNKIITGRGLSTDVIEASVKAYVNGINKLIAINNTRNGA, from the coding sequence ATGGGTAACCGGGAAAAAATATTTATATTTGACAGCACGTTGAGGGATGGAGAGCAGACTCCGGGTGCAAAATTGAATCTTGACGAGAAGATCAGGATAGCTCACCAGTTGGCCAGATTGAATGTTGATGTTATAGAAGCTGGTTTCCCGATTTCTTCACCGGGTGAACTGAAAGCTGTTGAAAGGATATCCAGGGATGTAAAAGGCCCTGTTATATGCTCCCTGGCCCGTTGCATCAAAAAAGATGTCGATGCTGCCTGGGAATCGGTTAGGGATGCCGAAAGGCCCCGTATTCATGTTTTTCTGGCGGCCTCCGAAATACACATGCGTCAGAAATTGAAGAAGGATCCGGAATTGCTTCTTGAACAGGCCAGGGAGGCAGTAAAATATGCTCGCAGTTTTACATCTGATGTGGAGTACTCCCCCGAAGACGCCACGCGGGCGGATGAAGAGTATCTTTTTCGGGTCATCGAGGAGGTCATCAAAGCCGGTGCCACTGTGATCAACGTGCCGGACACGGTCGGTTATGCGCTGCCCGAGGAATTCGGGGAATTGATACGCCGGATCAGGGAAAATGTGCCGGGTATGGAAAAGGTAGTGTTGAGTGTTCATTGCCATGATGACCTGGGGTTGGCGGTAAGCAATTCGCTGGCGGCCATAAAGAATGGTGCACGCCAGGTCGAATGCAATATCAACGGTATAGGTGAAAGAGCGGGCAACGCCTCGCTGGAGGAGATAGCGGTAGCGCTGCGTATACGCCAGGACAGAATGCCCTATTACACCGATATCAACCTGACTGAAATTTACCGCACCAGCAGGCTGGTCAGCAAACTGACGGGGATCCCCGTACCGATCAACAAAGCCGTGATTGGCAAGAATGCCTTTGCTCACTCGTCCGGTATTCACCAGGATGGAGTCCTCAAGGACAAGCAGACCTACGAGATAATTGATGCCAGGCTGATTGGTGGGAAGGCTGCCAAGATGGTCCTCACGGCTCGTTCCGGAAGGCATGCCTTGAAAAATGAACTGCAGGAAATGGGCTACACCCTTACCGAGGAGGATTTCAATTCTCTCTATTCGAGGTTTCTTGAACTGGCAGACAAGAAGAAAGAAGTTTATCGTGAGGACCTGGAAGCGCTCATATTCGAGCATATTTCCTTTACCGTTCCTACCTACAAGCTCGATTTCCTGCAGACCGTGGGTGGTAGCAAGAGTATCCCCGCAGCGATCGTCAGGCTGCTGAAAGGAGACGAGGCATTTGAAGAGGTGGCTGTCGGGGCAGGCCCTATCGATGCTGCTTACCTGGCCATCAACAAGATTACGGGCATAAACATCGAGCTTACTGCTTACCAGCTCAGTGCCGTTACCGGAGGTAAAGATGCGCTTGGCGAGGTTACGGTCAAGATATCCCATGACAACAAGATCATTACCGGCAGGGGGTTGAGCACCGATGTCATCGAAGCGAGTGTCAAGGCATATGTCAACGGGATAAATAAACTTATTGCCATCAACAATACCAGGAATGGCGCCTGA
- a CDS encoding SOS response-associated peptidase: MCGRYWLGDEIDSLCLRYDAEMKNPEGYIPTGEVFPSFRVPVVVRDHGQGNSLRLMRWGFPGFQKRGMVINARAETADTRPMFRRSFRQQRCIVPVNAFFEWKKEGIEKIKYRIDIQGDGLFSLAGLFDIFEDNGGEEYAAFVIITTSPLPTIRSIHDRMPAILSPEKEAAWLDKNVRDVHLLKGCLQSENIIGLRAEKALD, encoded by the coding sequence ATGTGTGGACGGTACTGGCTGGGTGATGAAATAGACAGTTTGTGCCTGAGATACGATGCCGAAATGAAAAATCCGGAAGGATATATTCCCACCGGGGAGGTGTTTCCCTCCTTCAGGGTGCCTGTTGTGGTAAGGGATCACGGGCAAGGAAACAGCCTGAGATTGATGCGCTGGGGATTCCCCGGTTTCCAGAAGCGGGGGATGGTCATCAATGCCCGGGCAGAAACAGCCGACACCCGGCCCATGTTCAGGAGAAGTTTTCGCCAACAGAGGTGCATCGTGCCTGTGAATGCTTTTTTCGAATGGAAGAAAGAAGGTATTGAAAAAATCAAATACAGGATCGATATCCAGGGAGATGGTCTGTTTTCCCTGGCCGGATTGTTCGATATCTTCGAAGATAATGGGGGAGAGGAGTATGCCGCCTTTGTTATTATCACCACTTCTCCGCTCCCCACCATCAGGAGCATCCATGACCGCATGCCCGCGATCCTTTCGCCGGAAAAAGAAGCCGCCTGGCTCGATAAGAACGTCAGAGACGTTCATCTGCTCAAGGGTTGCCTGCAATCGGAAAATATTATCGGCTTGAGGGCTGAAAAAGCCCTTGATTGA
- the lexA gene encoding transcriptional repressor LexA, translating into MKPLTDKQKEIFQFIRDHITRRNYPPSIREICNAFGLRSTSTAHFYLTALEKKGYIRREPARPRAIELLVPDDGGADDAVFVPIVGTITAGKPILAAENIEGYFPLPLDLFPGTDGKFMLRIRGDSMINAGMMDGDYILVQQQRDARNGDIIVALIENDEATVKRFFKESEYIRLQAENDDYEPIITENITVLGKVVGLFRKF; encoded by the coding sequence ATGAAACCGTTGACCGACAAGCAGAAAGAAATATTTCAATTCATCAGGGATCATATCACCCGGAGGAACTACCCCCCGTCAATAAGGGAAATTTGCAATGCTTTCGGACTCCGTTCCACCTCCACCGCCCATTTCTACCTTACCGCCCTTGAAAAAAAGGGCTATATTCGCCGTGAACCTGCCAGACCCAGGGCCATTGAATTGCTGGTTCCCGATGACGGGGGTGCCGATGATGCTGTTTTCGTTCCCATTGTCGGTACTATAACGGCCGGTAAACCTATCCTTGCTGCGGAAAATATCGAGGGATATTTTCCGCTTCCACTTGATCTTTTTCCTGGCACTGACGGAAAGTTCATGTTGCGCATCAGGGGAGACAGCATGATCAATGCCGGGATGATGGATGGCGATTATATCCTTGTTCAGCAACAGCGGGACGCCCGGAATGGAGACATTATCGTTGCTTTGATTGAAAACGATGAGGCGACGGTCAAACGTTTTTTCAAAGAAAGTGAATACATCCGGCTTCAGGCAGAAAATGATGACTACGAGCCCATCATTACCGAAAACATAACCGTGCTGGGCAAGGTGGTGGGGCTCTTCAGGAAATTTTAA
- the hflX gene encoding GTPase HflX → MTEHRYSDGPEKALLVYLANREESEEQIDSALTELEQLVNTTGARTVARVVQRRESPDPAHCIGAGKVDEVAQVLEGDNIGLVVFECEISPMQMRNLEERLEAKVLDRTGIILDIFATRAISREGKLQVELAQMQYILPRLTGYGAKLSRLGGGVGTRGPGETKLETDRRRIRKRIGELKKRIAEIKKHRQLHRQRRKKDGNYVASLVGYTNAGKSTLMNALADAEAFTEDKLFATLDPLIRNVPLNEGNSVLLTDTVGFIRNLPPSVITAFQATLEEISEADLLLHVVDASHPEFREQIHVVRDMLKEMGIDARKEVMVFNKFDRLNMMDINIEALKREYPGACFTSAIRREGLEDLKNIMVKHYEKSYHTVDFYIPYRDNPFLSRLYREGRIIETADHDGSHMRVKATVNAGFLENNYAYTYLEERKDD, encoded by the coding sequence TTGACGGAACACAGGTACAGCGATGGACCGGAGAAGGCCCTGCTGGTTTATCTGGCAAACAGGGAGGAATCGGAAGAACAGATTGATTCTGCATTGACCGAACTGGAACAGCTGGTCAACACCACGGGGGCCCGGACAGTGGCCCGGGTCGTGCAACGCAGGGAGAGCCCGGATCCTGCTCACTGTATCGGTGCGGGCAAGGTGGATGAAGTGGCGCAAGTTCTCGAAGGGGACAACATAGGCCTCGTCGTCTTCGAGTGTGAAATATCCCCCATGCAGATGAGGAACCTTGAAGAAAGGTTGGAAGCCAAAGTTCTTGACCGTACGGGGATAATTCTGGATATTTTCGCCACCAGGGCGATATCCAGGGAGGGAAAACTCCAGGTTGAACTTGCTCAGATGCAATATATTCTGCCACGTCTGACGGGTTACGGAGCCAAGCTATCGCGCCTGGGCGGCGGAGTGGGAACACGTGGTCCGGGTGAAACCAAACTTGAGACGGATCGCAGGCGTATCCGGAAACGAATCGGGGAACTGAAAAAAAGGATCGCAGAGATCAAAAAGCATCGCCAGCTCCACCGTCAAAGGCGGAAAAAAGACGGCAACTATGTAGCAAGCCTTGTGGGATATACTAATGCCGGAAAATCCACGCTCATGAATGCACTTGCCGATGCAGAAGCTTTCACGGAAGACAAGCTCTTCGCCACCCTTGATCCCCTGATCAGAAATGTCCCCCTGAATGAAGGGAACTCCGTATTGCTTACTGACACGGTAGGTTTTATCCGCAACCTCCCCCCATCGGTTATAACCGCTTTTCAGGCCACACTGGAAGAAATAAGTGAAGCGGATCTGCTCCTTCATGTTGTCGATGCCAGCCATCCCGAGTTCAGGGAACAGATACATGTAGTCCGGGATATGCTGAAAGAGATGGGAATCGATGCCCGGAAGGAAGTGATGGTCTTCAACAAATTCGATCGGCTGAACATGATGGACATCAACATCGAGGCATTGAAACGGGAGTACCCCGGTGCATGTTTTACCTCGGCCATCAGGCGGGAGGGGTTGGAGGATTTAAAAAATATCATGGTGAAACATTATGAAAAGAGCTACCATACGGTGGACTTTTACATCCCCTACCGGGACAACCCCTTCCTTTCCAGGCTCTACCGGGAAGGGAGAATAATTGAAACAGCTGACCACGACGGATCCCATATGCGGGTAAAAGCCACTGTCAATGCAGGATTTCTGGAAAACAATTACGCCTATACCTATCTTGAAGAACGGAAGGATGATTGA
- a CDS encoding AAA family ATPase produces the protein MAYFVGKNTQRGGAEGLQKTYSRSGKACLPHGPQKKQGGESSPFIIDEFRSLIGLKDVKDIVLEIQAYSEIKQQRIFYGLQTDALTLHMIFKGNPGTGKTTVARLLGKTFHEIGILSQGHIVEVERADLVGEYIGHTAQKTRSQIKKALGGILFVDEAYSLARGGQKDFGKEAIDVLVKAMEDYRDQFILILAGYLREMDYFLNMNPGLRSRFPMMIVFPDYSIDELMAIAESMAAEKEYLISPEAEYALRKHLTRLSNEGRLKCSNARYVRNLLEKATRKQAMRLVKENHYSRKKLMILNPEDLSTNEQL, from the coding sequence ATCGCTTATTTTGTAGGGAAAAACACCCAACGGGGTGGCGCAGAAGGCTTGCAGAAAACATATTCTCGCAGTGGCAAGGCGTGTCTTCCGCACGGGCCCCAAAAAAAACAGGGCGGGGAGAGTTCACCATTTATCATCGATGAATTCAGATCACTGATCGGGCTGAAGGATGTCAAAGACATCGTTCTGGAAATACAGGCGTATTCGGAAATAAAACAGCAGAGGATCTTCTACGGGCTGCAGACCGATGCACTCACCCTGCACATGATCTTCAAGGGTAATCCCGGTACGGGAAAGACCACCGTGGCCAGATTGCTGGGAAAAACATTCCATGAAATCGGGATACTCTCCCAGGGTCATATCGTCGAAGTGGAGAGAGCAGACCTGGTGGGCGAATATATCGGGCACACCGCACAAAAAACAAGATCCCAGATCAAAAAAGCACTGGGAGGAATACTCTTTGTTGATGAAGCATATTCCCTGGCACGGGGAGGGCAGAAAGACTTTGGAAAAGAGGCCATCGATGTCCTGGTCAAGGCCATGGAGGATTATCGGGATCAATTCATACTCATCCTGGCCGGTTATCTCCGGGAGATGGATTATTTCCTGAACATGAATCCGGGGCTAAGATCACGATTCCCCATGATGATCGTATTTCCTGACTACAGCATCGATGAGTTGATGGCCATAGCCGAATCGATGGCTGCGGAAAAAGAATATTTGATCTCCCCCGAAGCCGAATATGCACTTAGAAAGCATTTGACCAGACTCTCAAACGAGGGGCGCCTGAAATGCAGCAACGCTCGCTACGTTCGCAATCTGCTGGAAAAAGCAACACGGAAACAGGCCATGCGTCTGGTGAAAGAAAATCACTATTCGCGCAAGAAACTGATGATACTCAATCCGGAAGATCTGAGTACCAATGAGCAACTATGA
- the hfq gene encoding RNA chaperone Hfq, with the protein MNKTGINLQDTFLNQVRRENIPMTFFLINGYQIKGTVRSFDNFTIMLEVDGRQQLIYKHAISTIIPARNISLKVEGGQPGENSGRGFPASEI; encoded by the coding sequence ATGAACAAAACTGGCATTAACTTGCAGGATACTTTTTTAAACCAGGTCAGAAGAGAAAACATACCGATGACCTTCTTTCTGATAAATGGCTATCAGATAAAGGGAACCGTACGTAGTTTTGATAATTTTACGATAATGCTGGAGGTGGATGGCCGACAGCAACTGATCTATAAACATGCCATCTCCACCATCATACCAGCTCGCAATATTTCCTTGAAGGTTGAGGGGGGGCAACCGGGCGAAAACTCCGGTCGGGGATTCCCGGCAAGCGAAATTTGA
- the miaA gene encoding tRNA (adenosine(37)-N6)-dimethylallyltransferase MiaA, translating to MKTIKYFQPDDGKKLPVVMVIVGPTAVGKSNLALEMASRLDGEIVSADSAQVYRHLNVGTAKPSLSEQERIKHHLIDIIDPDVQFSVAHYQKLALKAIPEVLSAGKLPIIAGGTGLYVRSITDAYVFSSSGRNRRLREELNGIARDRGSEYLHRQLAKHDPQSAMKIHPRDKRRIVRALEVYHSEGRQISKQWQETRKQSPRYRFVIIGLTRDREELYRRINRRTDEMMENDFVGEVRNLLLRYPKDAPGLQVMGYRQLTDYLEGKLALEEATEIIKKETRNYAKRQLTWFRRDGRIRWFDTRGIDIEKLVENINGMMGG from the coding sequence TTGAAAACCATTAAATATTTTCAACCTGATGACGGCAAAAAACTGCCGGTGGTGATGGTCATTGTTGGCCCAACCGCGGTAGGCAAGAGCAATCTGGCTCTGGAAATGGCTTCGCGGTTGGATGGGGAGATAGTATCTGCGGATTCAGCCCAGGTGTACCGCCATCTGAATGTTGGAACCGCCAAACCATCACTGTCGGAACAGGAGAGAATAAAGCACCACCTTATTGACATCATAGATCCCGATGTACAATTCAGCGTGGCCCACTACCAGAAGCTGGCTCTCAAGGCCATACCGGAGGTATTATCCGCCGGAAAGCTCCCCATCATCGCGGGGGGTACCGGGTTGTACGTCAGATCCATAACTGATGCTTATGTCTTCAGCAGTTCCGGCCGAAACAGAAGGTTGCGGGAAGAATTGAACGGGATTGCCCGGGATAGAGGGTCCGAATATCTACATCGCCAACTGGCCAAGCACGACCCGCAATCCGCCATGAAGATTCATCCCCGGGACAAACGGAGGATTGTCCGGGCCCTCGAGGTTTACCACAGTGAAGGGAGGCAGATCTCAAAACAATGGCAGGAAACCAGGAAACAGAGTCCCCGTTACCGTTTTGTCATCATAGGCCTTACCCGTGACAGGGAAGAACTGTATCGGAGGATCAACCGCAGAACTGATGAGATGATGGAAAACGATTTTGTCGGAGAAGTCAGGAATCTACTGCTAAGGTACCCGAAAGATGCGCCCGGTCTCCAGGTAATGGGTTACCGGCAGCTTACCGATTATCTGGAAGGGAAGCTTGCACTTGAAGAAGCAACGGAGATTATCAAGAAAGAGACGAGGAACTATGCCAAAAGGCAGCTAACATGGTTCCGTCGTGATGGGCGCATCCGCTGGTTTGATACCCGGGGAATTGATATAGAAAAATTGGTAGAAAATATTAATGGCATGATGGGAGGATAA